A segment of the Streptomyces sp. P9-A2 genome:
AGCCGAGCCCGGTACCCCTTCCGTCACGTCCGTCCGCACCCGTTGCGGCGCGTGCGCAGGGGGTGCCGGGCTCGGCCCGCTTCCGTATGCTCCGAGCATGCCCGATGTCCGGCTGGCCTCACCGCAGGGCAAGTGGATCCTGCTCACCACGGTGCTCGGTTCGAGCATGGCCATGCTGGACTCCACCGTCGTCAACGTCGCCCTGCCGCGCATCGGCCGTGACCTCGACGCGGACCTCGCCGCCCTGCAGTGGACGGTCAACGCGTACATGGTCACGCTGGCCGGCCTGATCCTGCTGGGCGGGGCGCTGGGTGACCGGTTCGGGCGCCGGAAGGTGTTCGTGGTCGGGGTGCTGTGGTTCGCCGCGGCCTCCCTGCTGTGCGGTATCGCGCCGAACTCCGGTGTGCTGATCGCCGCCCGAGCCCTGCAGGGGATCGGCGGCGCGCTGCTCACGCCCGGCTCCCTCGCCCTGATCCAGGCCTCCTTCCACCCCGACGACCGGGGCCGGGCGGTGGGCCTGTGGTCCGGCTTCGGCGGGATCGGCGCGGCGGTCGGCCCGTTCCTGGGCGGCTGGCTGGTGGACGGGCCGGGCTGGCGCTGGGTGTTCCTGATCAACGTGCCGCTGGCCCTGCTGTGCGCCCCGATCGCCGTCCGTCACGTACCGGAGTCGGACAGCGGGGAGGAGGCCCCCGGCCGCTTCGACGTGCTCGGCGCGGTGCTCGGCGCGCTCGCCCTCGCCCTGGTGACGTACGCGCTGATCGAGGCCGGTGAGGACTCCCTCGTGGTCGCGGCCGCCGGACTGGTTGCGGCCGTCGCCTTCGTGCTCGTCGAGAAGTACCGACCGCACCCGATGATGCCGCTGGACATCTTCGCGTCCCGGCAGTTCACGGTGATCAACGTGGTGACCCTGTGCGTGTACGCGGCGTTCGGCGGCTTCTTCTTCCTCGCCGCGCTCCAGCTCCAGGTCGCCGTCGGCTGGTCCGCGCTCGCCGCCGGTACGGCGCTGCTGCCCACGACCGTGCTGATGCTGCTGCTCTCCGCCCGCTCCGGCGAGCTCGCCGTCCGGATCGGGCCGCGCATCCCGCTCACCGTCGGACCGCTGCTGTGCGCGGCCGGGATGCTGCTGATGACGCGGGTGGGGCCGGGCGCCTCGTACCTCACCGAGGTGCTGCCCGCTCTGCTGGTGCTGGGCCTGGGCATGGTCACCCTGGTGGCGCCGCTGACCGCCACCGTCCTGGCGGCCGTGGAGACCACACGGGCGGGTCTGGCCAGCGGTATCAACAACGCGGCGGCCCGCGCGGCCGGCCTGCTGGCGGTGGCCGCGCTGCCGCTGCTCGTCGGGATGGGGCCGGAGGCGTACCGGGAGCCGGACGCCTTCGATGAGGCGTTCGGCCGGGCGATGGTGCTGTGCGCCGCCGTCCTGGTGGCCGGCTCGGTCATCGCCTTCGCGACCGTACGGCGTCCCGCACCGGGCTGCCGCCGTCCCGAATGCCGTACGCACGGCAGTGTGGCCGTACCCCCACTGGAACCCGAGACCGCAGTGGGGCCGGCCGGTGGTGTTTCACGTGAAACGTGACCACCGTCCGGCACTGGCAACCCGGAGCCCAGGCCCTGAGGGCAGGCCCTGGTGCAGGCTTTAGGCCCGCTTCAGCTCCTCGTACGCCTCGGCGCTGCTGTCCTGGAGGAACTGCGTGCAGCGCTCCGCCTCGTCCTTCTCGTCGATCGCCTCGGCGGCGCGGGCGAGGGCGGCGAGGCAGCGTAGGAAGCCGCGGTTGGCGCGGTGGCTCCACGGGATCGGTCCATGGCCCTTCCATCCGGCCCGGCGCAGCGAGTCGAGTCCCCGGTGGTAGCCCGTCCGGGCGTACGCGTACGACTCGACCACTCGCCCCGCCTCGAAGGCGTCGTCGGCGAGCATGGCCCAGGCCAGTGAGAACGTCGGGAACTTCGCCACCACCTCGGCGGGCGGCAGGGACTCCTCGCCGAGCAGGCGGTACGCCTCCTCGTTCTCGGGCAGATGGGTCGGGTCCGGGCCGCCGAGCAGGTTCTTCTGAGTGGTCATGACGCCAGTCTGCCACCTGGCGGGGGGCCGTTCGGCCGGGCCGCGGTGCCGCGTCGCGGGCTACGTGCCGTGCCCGGGGCGGGGAGCCCGGGCGGTGTCCGAGGGTGGGACGGCGGTATTCGTCTCCGTGTCCGCGTCCAGGGTGACGGCGAAGAGCGCCGCGTCGTCCTGCAGCGCGCTTCCGGTGTGCCGGGAGACAGCGGAGAGCACGGTGTCGAGTACCGCCTCGGGATCGGGCGGGAAGCGCTGGGACAGCACCGGAACGGGGTCGAAGAAGACACCGTCCGTGTCGCGGGCCTCGTTGATGCCGTCGGTGTAGAGCACCAGAGTGGCCCCGGCCGGCAGCTCGAACCGGTCGACCGGGACGTCGGCGCCGTCCGGATCGCTGTTGAGCGCGCCCAGGCCCAGGGGCAGGGACGGGACGGCCGGTTCCAGCGGGAGCGCCTTGCCGTCGTGCACCAGCAGGGGCGCCGCGTGTCCCCGGACGGCGATACGGAGTTCGGAGTAGTCATGGGTGAGCTCCACGACGACGGCCGTGGCGAACGACTCGGCCTCCGCACCGCTCGCCTCCTCGATGCCGGCCCGCATCCGGTCCTCCAGTTGCCGGACGACACTCGGCAGATCCGGCTGGTGGAGGCAGGCCTCACGGAACGATCCGAGCAGGGCGTTCACCGTGCGGATCGCCTCCAGTCCCTTGCCGCGCACATCGGCGATGAGCATGCGGATGCCGTGCGGCGTCTGGTGGATCGCGAAGAGGTCACCGCCGATGGCTGCCTCCGCGTGGGCGACCTCGTACCGGGAGGCCACGGTCAGCCGTCCCACCCGGTGCGGCGGGTCCGGCAGGACCGCGCGCTGCACCGCCGCCGCCACCTCGCGGCTCGTCCTCAGCTGCTGCCGGTCGCGTGTCAGCAGCACATTGAGGCCTGCCGCGATGAGGGTGAGCACGACCAGGCTGGTGAACGCGGTGACATCGGCGCGGGTCGGCTCTCTTTCCAGTTCCACCAGAAGGAGCCCGACGGCATTCGCCGCCACGCCGGTGGCGATCGTCCCGCGCAGGGAGAGGATCGGCGCGGCCAGGACGGGGGCCGACGCGAGCAGGGGGAACGTGCTGACGTTGTTCAGGAGGACCAGGTCGAGGACGAAGGCGCTCGCGAGCAGCGCGGCGGGCAGCCACCGGAGCCGCCGCTCGCGCTCCCCCGCTTCCTCGCGCCTGTTTCGCATTCGATTCCGCGTTCCTGAGGTGGTCGTCCCGTCAGTGCGGCCGGCACTCAGTCTCTGACAGGCTTCTGGTGACGGCTACCGGAGGATCTCCGCGGGCACGGACCGGAACCGGCGGCCACGGCATTCCCTGGCCCACGGCCCCTGGCCCGTGACCCAGGCCCGTGACCCGTGGCCCGTCCGTGATCGGGCGGGCCTTGCGAGGCCGGGGGATCATTGCGGAGGATGCAGTACGGGGACCGGGGCCCCCGTGTCGGTAACGGCAGGGGCGGACCGCTACCCGGAGCACACTTCAGGAGACAGCGATGTCCCACGAGGCTTTTGAGCCGGAGACCCCGCATCTCGACTTCGAGGGCACGACCCCCTACGAGGACTACGTCAGGGCCGACGTCCTCACCCACCTCCAGCACACCCTCTCCGACGATCCCGGAGAGATGGTCTTCCTGGTCACCACCCAGGTGATGGAGCTGTGGTTCACCGTGATCGTGCACGAGTGGGAGACGGCGGCGAACGCGCTGCGGGGCGACGACATCCCCACCGCGGTCGACGCGCTGAAGCGGTCCGTACGGGAACTGGAGGCGCTGAACGCCTCCTGGAAGCCGCTCGGACAGCTCACCCCGGCACAGTTCAACGCCTACCGCGGCGCGCTCGGCGAGGGCTCCGGCTTCCAGTCGGCGATGTACCGGCGCATGGAGTTCCTGCTGGGCGACAAGTCCGCGTCCATGCTCGTCCCGCACCGGGGCGCGCCGCGGACGCACGCCGAGCTGGAGAAGGCGCTGCACGAACCGAGCCTGTACGACGAGGTGCTGCGCCTCCTCGCACGCCGCGGGCACGCCGTCCCCGACGAGGTGCTGCGCCGCGACGTGTCCCGGCGGTACGAGCCGTCGCCGCGGGTGGAGGAGGTCTGGACGGCCGTCTACTCGGGTGACGAGCGGGACGAGGTCGCCCGGCTGGGTGAGGCGCTCACCGATGTCGCCGAGCTGGTGTGGCGCTGGCGCAACGACCACCTGGTCGCCACCCGCCGCGCGATGGGCGCCAAGGCCGGTACGGGCGGTTCCGCCGGGGTGGCCTGGCTGGAGAAGCGGGCACGGAACAACGTGTTCCCCGAGCTGTGGACGGCGCGCTCCTATGTCTGAACCGAAGCTCAGGGCGAAGGAACTGGACGCGGCCGACGGGCTGGCCGCCCAGCGCGCCGAGTTCGTGCTGGACGAGGGCGGCGGCGGGAGCGGCGGCGAGGGTGGCGGTGCGGGCGGTGACGCGGTCTACCTCGACGGCAACTCGCTGGGCGCGCTGCCCGTCGCCGTCCCCGGCCGGGTCGAGGACGTCGTCCGCAGGCAGTGGGGCGAGCTGCGCATCCGGTCCTGGACGGAGAGCGGCTGGTGGACGGCGCCCGAGCGGATCGGCGACCGGATCGCCCCGCTGGTGGGCGCGGCGGCCGGGCAGATCGTCGTCGGCGACTCCACCAGTGTCAACGTCTTCAAGGCGGTGGTGGGCGCGGTGCGCCTGGCCCGGTCGGCGGACCCCGCCGGTGGGTCTGCCGGGCCCACCGGGCCCACCGGCCCCGCCCGTGACGAGATCGTGGTCGACGCGACCACGTTCCCCACGGACGGCTACATCGCCGAGTCGGCGGCCCGGATGACCGGCTGCACCCTGCGTCCGGTGGCGCCGTCCGAGGTCCCGGACGCGCTCGGCGACCGTACGGCAGCCGTGCTGCTCAACCACGTCGACTACCGCACCGGCCGGCTGCACGACCTGCCCGCGCTCACCGCCGCCGTGCACGCGGCGGGGGCGTACGTCGTCTGGGACCTGTGCCACAGTGCGGGCGCGCTGCCGGTCGGACTGGACGAGCACGGCGTGGACCTGGCGGTCGGCTGCACCTACAAGTACCTCAACGGCGGCCCCGGTTCACCGGCGTACCTCTATGTGCGCGCGGAGTTGCAGGACCGCTTCGACTCCCCGCTGCCCGGCTGGAACTCCCACGCGGAGCCCTTCGGCATGCGCCCGGAGTACGCACCGGCGCCGGGTGCGCTGCGCGGGCGGGTCGGCACCCCGGACATCCTGTCCATGCTCGCCCTGGAGGCGGCACTGGACGTCTGGGACGGCGGCGGCGTCACGATCGAGGCGGTACGGGCCAAATCCCTCGCCCTGACGGACTTCTTCCTGGAGTGCGTCGAGGCGTACGTCCCCGAGGGCCGGGTCGAGTGTCTGACCCCGAGGCCGCACGGGGAGCGGGGCAGCCAGATCGCCCTGCGCTGTCAGGATGCCGGGGACGTCATGCGGCGGCTGATCGAGCGCGGGGTGGTCGGCGACTTCCGTCACCCGGACGTGCTCCGCTTCGGCTTCACCCCGCTGTACGTCGGCTTCGCGGACGTGGAGCGGGCGGCGCGGGTGCTGGCGGAGGTGCTGGCGGAGGTGTCGGCGGAGACCGGGGTTTAGGGCGCTGCGGAGGCGGCCGGCGGGCCCGTGAAAGGGGCGGGATCCGCCTGCCGCCTCCCGGGAGGTTCACCGAGTGTGATAGGCCCATGTCCGCGCACATGATCGTCCTGATACCGTCCCGGCCAACGGTCGAACACTTCTCCGGTCCGCCACATACGTTTCATTGCTGAGAGGTTGGAGCATGACGGACGACGCCGCAGCTGCCCGGGCCGCCGCCGAAGAGGAGTCGGTCTTCTCCCATCCGCCGGTCGAGCCCGACGCCACGGCGGCCTACGGCGACGACCCGGACCAGCTGATCGACTTCTACGTCCCGCGTGCCACGGGCGGCCCCGGAGGCCCCGCGCCCGTGGTCGTCGTCCTGCACGGTGGTGCCTGGCGGGCGCCCTACGACCGGCGGCACATCAGCCCGTTCGCCGGCTTCCTGGCCCGCCGGGGCTTCGCCGTGGCCAGTGTCGAGTACCGGCGCGGGGCGGGGGCGACGGGCGGCGGGGACCCGGTCGCGGGGCGCTGGCCCGACACCTTCGACGACGTGGCCGCCGCGCTCGACGCGCTGCCCGGGCTGGCCCGCCGGCATCTGCCCGGCGCCGACCCGCGCCGCACGGTGGCCACCGGCCACTCGGCCGGCGGCCATCTGGCGCTGTGGGCCGCCGCCCGTCACCTCCTCCCCGCCGACGCCCCCTGGCGCACCGACGGTCCCGTGCCCCTGCGGGGCGTGGTCGCCCTCGCTCCGATCGCCGACCTGGCGGTCGCCGACAAGCTGGACGTCTGCGGCGGTGCGGTACGCCAACTCCTGGGCGGTGACGAGGGGTTCGCCGAGCGGCAGCCGTACGCCGACCCCACGCTGCTGCTGCCCACCGGAATCGCCACCACCATCGTCCAGGGCCGTTGCGACGCCGACGTCCCGCAGGCGGTCGCCGAGGCGTACGCGGACGCGGCGGCCAGGGCGGGTGAGGTGGTGGGGCTGACGTTGCTGGAGGACGTCGGCCACTTCCCGCCGATCGACCCGGCGGCGGACGCCTGCGCGGTGGTGGCGGAGGAGATCGCCCAACTCGCCTGGTGATCCCGGTCCGTTGATGGTGTCTGGTGGGACCCTCTCCCAAGTACCTCCGGTCGTACCCGTCATACCTGAGAGCCACCCCGGAGGTGAGCTCCCCGGTGGGACGCGGACCACCTGCGCCGATCCGTAACTTCCTTCCCTGAACGGCCCGATGAGCGGGCGGACGGACAGGGGGGAACAGTCATGGGGTACCGGTGGCGCCGCGCCGCACTCGCCGTGCTGGTCGCATCGGCGGTGACGCTCCCCGTGGTCGGGGCGGCCCGGCCCCGGGTCCCCGCCCCGCCACCGGTCACGCTCGCCGCGCCGACCGCGGCCACCCTCGACGCCACCTACGCCGCCCACCGGGCCAATGCCGGGGAAGCGGCCCGGATGGCCGCGGACCACGGCGACCGGCGGCGCGCGGCGGCCGACCGGTCCCTGGCCGGCCCCGCCCGGCAGTTGCTCTCCTTCGACGGCCGCGGCGCCGGGCTGGTGACCGAGGTCCTGGGCGACCTGGCGCACGCCGATCGGGTCGCCGTCCTGGTACCCGGATCCGACACCGGTATCGACACCTACGGCCGGTTCCGCGCCGCCGCCCGGGCCCTGCACATCCGGCTCACCCGTGAGGCCCCGGCGGGCACCCGTACGGCGGTCGTCGCCTGGCTCGGCTACGAGACGCCCCCGACGATCGGCCTCACTGTCGCCACCACCGACCGCGCGGACCGGGCCGCGCCCGAACTGCGCTCCCTCGTGGCGGACTTGCGGGCGGTCATCGGTCCGCGCCCGCGCATCTCCCTGCTCTGCCACTCCTACGGCTCGGTCGTCTGCGCCCGCGCCGCCCCCGGTCTGGATCCCGACGACGTCGACGACATCGCCGTCGTCGGCAGCCCGGGCACCGGTGCCGACACCGCCGCTGCCCTGCGCACCCGCGCCCGGATCTGGGCGGCCCGGGGCTCCGGCGACTGGGTGGAGGACGTTCCGCACCTCGCCGTCGACCTGTTCGGCACCCGCGTCGGCTTCGGCACCGACCCCGTCTCCCCGGCGTTCGGCGCCCGGGTCTTCGCGGCCGGCGGCGGCGGCCACAGCGACTACTTCGCACCCGGCTCCACCTCCCTGACCAACCTGACCCGGATCGTCCTGGGCGAGACCGAGGCGGTGACCCATGACTGACCCGACCCTCCAGAGTCCCCGGCGCGGCATACGGCACGGGATATGGCACGACATGGGCCACGGCGTACGGCACGGCGTACGGCGAGGTGCCGAGCGCGTCGACGCGGCCACCCCCGCCCACCGCGACCGCGCCGTGGACGCCCTGCGCGCCGTCGCCGTCCTCGGGGTCGTCCTCGGCCACTGGCTGGTCACCGCGCTGGTCGCGGACGGCCGCACCCTGCGCACGGCCAGTCCGCTGCAGCACCTGCCCTGGCTGACCCCCGTCTCCTGGCTGTTCCAGACCCTCGCCGTGTTCTTCCTGGTCGGCGGTCATGTGGCGACCCGCGGGTATGCCTCGGCCCGCGCCCGCGGCGTCCCGTACCGCCAATGGCTGCGCGGCCGTCTCGCCCGGCTGTTCGGGCCGGTCGCCGCCGTCCTCACCCTGTGGACCGTGGTCACGTTCGTGCTGCTGCTCTCCGGAGCGGAGTTCGCCACCGTCCGCACCCTGGTGAAACTCGCCCTGTCCCCGCTCTGGTTCCTGCTGGTCTTCGCCGCCCTCACCGCCGCGACCCCGCTGCTGACCCGGCTCCACCCGCTGTGGCCGCTCGCCGTCGTCCTGCACGTGGACGTACTGCGCTTCGGTCTCGGCGGCCCCGCCTGGCTCGGCTGGATCAACCTCGCGGCCGGCTGGCTGGTCCCCTACACCCTGGGTGCGGCCTGGACCCGGGGCGAGCTGGAGCACCGCCGGGCGGGCCGGTTCCTCCTCGTCTCCGGCACGGCGGCCACGGCCGCGCTCGTCGCCTGGGGCGGCTACCCGGCCTCCATGGTGGGCGTCCCGGGCGCCGCCGTCTCCAACCTCAACCCGCCGACCCTGGCCGCCGTCACCTTCGGCCTGGCCCAGTGCGGACTGGCGCTGCTGCTGCGGGAGCGGCTGCGGGGCGCGATGCGGAGGCCGATCGTCTGGGCGGCGGTGGCGCTGGTCAACCTCTCCGCGATGACGGTCTTCCTCTGGCACCAGACGGCCCTCATGGGGACCACCGCCACCGGGCTGCTCGCCGGCCGGCTGCCCGGACTGCACACCGTCCCCGACGGCCTC
Coding sequences within it:
- a CDS encoding MFS transporter produces the protein MPDVRLASPQGKWILLTTVLGSSMAMLDSTVVNVALPRIGRDLDADLAALQWTVNAYMVTLAGLILLGGALGDRFGRRKVFVVGVLWFAAASLLCGIAPNSGVLIAARALQGIGGALLTPGSLALIQASFHPDDRGRAVGLWSGFGGIGAAVGPFLGGWLVDGPGWRWVFLINVPLALLCAPIAVRHVPESDSGEEAPGRFDVLGAVLGALALALVTYALIEAGEDSLVVAAAGLVAAVAFVLVEKYRPHPMMPLDIFASRQFTVINVVTLCVYAAFGGFFFLAALQLQVAVGWSALAAGTALLPTTVLMLLLSARSGELAVRIGPRIPLTVGPLLCAAGMLLMTRVGPGASYLTEVLPALLVLGLGMVTLVAPLTATVLAAVETTRAGLASGINNAAARAAGLLAVAALPLLVGMGPEAYREPDAFDEAFGRAMVLCAAVLVAGSVIAFATVRRPAPGCRRPECRTHGSVAVPPLEPETAVGPAGGVSRET
- a CDS encoding DUF3151 domain-containing protein produces the protein MTTQKNLLGGPDPTHLPENEEAYRLLGEESLPPAEVVAKFPTFSLAWAMLADDAFEAGRVVESYAYARTGYHRGLDSLRRAGWKGHGPIPWSHRANRGFLRCLAALARAAEAIDEKDEAERCTQFLQDSSAEAYEELKRA
- a CDS encoding PP2C family protein-serine/threonine phosphatase, producing the protein MRNRREEAGERERRLRWLPAALLASAFVLDLVLLNNVSTFPLLASAPVLAAPILSLRGTIATGVAANAVGLLLVELEREPTRADVTAFTSLVVLTLIAAGLNVLLTRDRQQLRTSREVAAAVQRAVLPDPPHRVGRLTVASRYEVAHAEAAIGGDLFAIHQTPHGIRMLIADVRGKGLEAIRTVNALLGSFREACLHQPDLPSVVRQLEDRMRAGIEEASGAEAESFATAVVVELTHDYSELRIAVRGHAAPLLVHDGKALPLEPAVPSLPLGLGALNSDPDGADVPVDRFELPAGATLVLYTDGINEARDTDGVFFDPVPVLSQRFPPDPEAVLDTVLSAVSRHTGSALQDDAALFAVTLDADTETNTAVPPSDTARAPRPGHGT
- a CDS encoding tryptophan 2,3-dioxygenase family protein; amino-acid sequence: MSHEAFEPETPHLDFEGTTPYEDYVRADVLTHLQHTLSDDPGEMVFLVTTQVMELWFTVIVHEWETAANALRGDDIPTAVDALKRSVRELEALNASWKPLGQLTPAQFNAYRGALGEGSGFQSAMYRRMEFLLGDKSASMLVPHRGAPRTHAELEKALHEPSLYDEVLRLLARRGHAVPDEVLRRDVSRRYEPSPRVEEVWTAVYSGDERDEVARLGEALTDVAELVWRWRNDHLVATRRAMGAKAGTGGSAGVAWLEKRARNNVFPELWTARSYV
- the kynU gene encoding kynureninase, translated to MSEPKLRAKELDAADGLAAQRAEFVLDEGGGGSGGEGGGAGGDAVYLDGNSLGALPVAVPGRVEDVVRRQWGELRIRSWTESGWWTAPERIGDRIAPLVGAAAGQIVVGDSTSVNVFKAVVGAVRLARSADPAGGSAGPTGPTGPARDEIVVDATTFPTDGYIAESAARMTGCTLRPVAPSEVPDALGDRTAAVLLNHVDYRTGRLHDLPALTAAVHAAGAYVVWDLCHSAGALPVGLDEHGVDLAVGCTYKYLNGGPGSPAYLYVRAELQDRFDSPLPGWNSHAEPFGMRPEYAPAPGALRGRVGTPDILSMLALEAALDVWDGGGVTIEAVRAKSLALTDFFLECVEAYVPEGRVECLTPRPHGERGSQIALRCQDAGDVMRRLIERGVVGDFRHPDVLRFGFTPLYVGFADVERAARVLAEVLAEVSAETGV
- a CDS encoding alpha/beta hydrolase yields the protein MTDDAAAARAAAEEESVFSHPPVEPDATAAYGDDPDQLIDFYVPRATGGPGGPAPVVVVLHGGAWRAPYDRRHISPFAGFLARRGFAVASVEYRRGAGATGGGDPVAGRWPDTFDDVAAALDALPGLARRHLPGADPRRTVATGHSAGGHLALWAAARHLLPADAPWRTDGPVPLRGVVALAPIADLAVADKLDVCGGAVRQLLGGDEGFAERQPYADPTLLLPTGIATTIVQGRCDADVPQAVAEAYADAAARAGEVVGLTLLEDVGHFPPIDPAADACAVVAEEIAQLAW
- a CDS encoding alpha/beta hydrolase: MGYRWRRAALAVLVASAVTLPVVGAARPRVPAPPPVTLAAPTAATLDATYAAHRANAGEAARMAADHGDRRRAAADRSLAGPARQLLSFDGRGAGLVTEVLGDLAHADRVAVLVPGSDTGIDTYGRFRAAARALHIRLTREAPAGTRTAVVAWLGYETPPTIGLTVATTDRADRAAPELRSLVADLRAVIGPRPRISLLCHSYGSVVCARAAPGLDPDDVDDIAVVGSPGTGADTAAALRTRARIWAARGSGDWVEDVPHLAVDLFGTRVGFGTDPVSPAFGARVFAAGGGGHSDYFAPGSTSLTNLTRIVLGETEAVTHD
- a CDS encoding acyltransferase family protein translates to MGHGVRHGVRRGAERVDAATPAHRDRAVDALRAVAVLGVVLGHWLVTALVADGRTLRTASPLQHLPWLTPVSWLFQTLAVFFLVGGHVATRGYASARARGVPYRQWLRGRLARLFGPVAAVLTLWTVVTFVLLLSGAEFATVRTLVKLALSPLWFLLVFAALTAATPLLTRLHPLWPLAVVLHVDVLRFGLGGPAWLGWINLAAGWLVPYTLGAAWTRGELEHRRAGRFLLVSGTAATAALVAWGGYPASMVGVPGAAVSNLNPPTLAAVTFGLAQCGLALLLRERLRGAMRRPIVWAAVALVNLSAMTVFLWHQTALMGTTATGLLAGRLPGLHTVPDGLGWVAARLAWLPVLAVALAVCWAAFRSWERGGGRRGRSRVVRAHRPAADRSTRKGVRHV